A window from Micromonospora terminaliae encodes these proteins:
- a CDS encoding DUF5753 domain-containing protein, translated as MPLSASPVVRRVRLGAELRRLRRRESLTLEQVCGRLGWASTSKLSRIELGQSRPDLADVLDLLDVYAVPPDQRDELIVIARDAATGRGWSKALGEMGERQRAYAELEAGAVRIVDYQPALVPGLLQTPDYARLRVSAGALLADDVDVDADVRARAVRQEVLGRPEPPDYTALIDERACDPGGLPVEVWREQLRHLAVLAERPHVTVRLLPRDASPSGDLHPLAPFSYYAYPDPADPRTVLVETLTTDLRLVAEADVARYERLVDRLLAAALSEEETVELLTRRLGPVPVPRPREPHEPD; from the coding sequence ATGCCGTTGTCAGCAAGTCCTGTGGTCCGGCGGGTGCGGCTCGGCGCGGAACTGCGCCGGCTGCGCCGCCGGGAGTCGCTCACCCTGGAGCAGGTCTGCGGCCGGCTCGGGTGGGCGTCCACATCGAAGCTGTCCCGCATCGAGCTGGGGCAGAGCCGGCCGGACCTGGCCGACGTGCTCGACCTGCTCGACGTCTACGCCGTGCCACCCGACCAGCGCGACGAGCTGATCGTCATCGCCCGGGATGCCGCCACCGGCCGCGGCTGGTCCAAGGCGCTGGGCGAGATGGGGGAACGGCAACGGGCGTACGCGGAGCTGGAGGCGGGCGCGGTCCGCATCGTGGACTACCAGCCGGCGCTGGTGCCCGGGCTGCTCCAGACCCCCGACTACGCGCGGCTGCGGGTGTCGGCCGGCGCGCTGCTCGCCGACGACGTGGACGTGGACGCCGATGTCCGCGCCCGCGCGGTGCGCCAGGAGGTGCTGGGCCGGCCGGAGCCGCCGGACTACACCGCGCTGATCGACGAGCGAGCCTGCGACCCCGGTGGCCTCCCCGTCGAGGTCTGGCGGGAGCAGCTCCGCCACCTGGCCGTCCTCGCCGAGCGGCCGCACGTCACCGTCCGGCTGCTGCCCCGTGACGCGTCCCCGTCCGGCGACCTGCATCCGCTCGCGCCGTTCTCCTACTACGCGTATCCGGACCCCGCCGACCCGCGCACCGTGCTGGTGGAGACGCTGACCACCGACCTGCGGCTCGTGGCCGAGGCGGACGTCGCCCGCTACGAGCGGCTGGTCGACCGGCTGCTCGCCGCGGCGCTGTCCGAGGAGGAGACGGTGGAGCTGCTGACCCGGCGGCTCGGCCCCGTGCCGGTGCCCCGCCCCCGCGAGCCACACGAACCCGACTGA
- a CDS encoding CGNR zinc finger domain-containing protein: protein MRFGHIAGDRMLDLVNTVSWRLGGRQRAEKLLTFLDVVDWCVEANLISGDEAMALRDLAGRDDAGAERERQRVVEAREATYAALVEDDPGAAADLADRYRAAIAAADLVRADDRWEWRDREFDLRLPRNRIVRGLVALTQRDDLDRLHQCEDAKCGWVYLDTSPRRNRRWCNTKDCGDRNRARAYYARQKARAGGPDSVL from the coding sequence GTGAGGTTCGGTCACATCGCCGGCGATCGCATGCTCGACCTGGTCAACACCGTCAGCTGGCGCCTCGGCGGGCGCCAACGCGCGGAGAAGCTGCTGACCTTCCTCGACGTCGTCGACTGGTGCGTCGAGGCCAACCTGATCAGCGGCGACGAGGCCATGGCCCTGCGCGACCTCGCCGGCCGGGACGACGCCGGGGCCGAGCGGGAGCGGCAACGGGTCGTCGAGGCGCGCGAGGCGACCTACGCCGCCCTCGTGGAGGACGACCCCGGGGCCGCCGCGGACCTCGCGGACCGGTACCGGGCGGCGATCGCCGCGGCCGACCTGGTCCGTGCGGACGACCGCTGGGAATGGCGGGACCGGGAGTTCGACCTCCGCCTGCCCCGCAATCGCATCGTCCGTGGGCTCGTGGCTCTCACGCAGCGCGACGACCTCGACCGCCTCCACCAGTGCGAGGACGCCAAGTGCGGCTGGGTCTATCTCGACACGTCACCGCGCCGGAACCGCCGCTGGTGCAACACGAAGGACTGTGGCGACCGCAACCGCGCCCGCGCCTACTACGCCCGGCAGAAGGCGAGGGCCGGCGGCCCTGACTCCGTCCTCTAG
- a CDS encoding TerC family protein has translation MNVSGVVWAGTLVAMTAVLLVDLFIIGRRPHEPSVRESSLWVGFYVGLALLFGAGLWLTSGPSVAGQFYTGWLTEYSLSVDNLFVFVIIMARFGVPRRYQQKVLLVGILLALVMRGGFIAAGAALISQFSWVFYIFGAFLIYTAVNLARQGEPDEDEFSENLLIRWSRKALPLSRDFDGARMTTHENGRRLFTPMLIVMIAIGTTDLIFALDSIPAIFGITQEPYLVFTANVFALMGLRQLYFLLGGLLDRLIYLSYGLAVVLGFIGVKLVLEALADNNLPFVNGGQHVAWAPHIPIWLSLTVILGTLAVATAASLVKSSRDRRRELAEARR, from the coding sequence TTGAACGTGTCCGGAGTGGTGTGGGCGGGGACCCTGGTCGCGATGACCGCGGTCCTGCTGGTCGACCTGTTCATCATCGGTCGCCGCCCGCACGAGCCCAGCGTCCGCGAGTCGAGCCTGTGGGTCGGCTTCTACGTGGGGTTGGCCCTGCTCTTCGGGGCGGGCCTGTGGCTCACCTCAGGCCCCAGCGTGGCGGGCCAGTTCTACACCGGGTGGCTCACCGAGTACAGCCTCTCGGTGGACAACCTCTTCGTCTTCGTGATCATCATGGCCCGCTTCGGCGTGCCGCGGCGGTACCAGCAGAAGGTGCTGCTCGTCGGCATCCTGCTGGCGCTGGTCATGCGCGGTGGTTTCATCGCCGCCGGCGCCGCGCTGATCTCGCAGTTCTCCTGGGTGTTCTACATCTTCGGCGCGTTCCTGATCTACACGGCGGTCAACCTGGCCCGCCAGGGCGAGCCGGACGAGGACGAGTTCAGTGAGAACCTGCTGATCCGGTGGAGCCGCAAGGCGCTGCCGCTGTCCCGTGACTTCGACGGGGCGCGGATGACCACCCACGAGAACGGGCGGCGGCTGTTCACCCCGATGCTGATCGTGATGATCGCGATCGGCACCACCGACCTGATCTTCGCGCTGGACTCGATCCCGGCGATCTTCGGCATCACCCAGGAGCCGTACCTGGTCTTCACGGCGAACGTGTTCGCGCTGATGGGGCTGCGGCAGCTCTACTTCCTGCTCGGCGGCCTGCTGGACCGGCTGATCTACCTCAGCTACGGCCTCGCCGTGGTGCTCGGCTTCATCGGGGTGAAGCTGGTCCTGGAGGCCCTGGCCGACAACAACCTGCCGTTCGTCAACGGCGGCCAGCACGTGGCCTGGGCTCCGCACATCCCGATCTGGCTCTCGCTCACCGTCATCCTCGGCACCCTCGCCGTGGCCACCGCGGCCAGCCTGGTCAAGTCGTCCCGCGACCGGCGCCGCGAACTGGCCGAGGCCCGCCGCTGA
- a CDS encoding AAA family ATPase, whose translation MSGRSEPGRAFRHGLVVGKFYPPHAGHHALIEAAAARCAAVTVVVAPSRRESIPLDLRVAWLREAHAATPWVRFVGRYDDHPVDYADPAIWDLHCAVFADALGGEPVDAVFSSEAYGEELARRFGAVAVCVDLDRRVVPVSGTAVRADPAAHWARLSPPVRAWLVRRVVVVGAESTGTTTMAAALAAHYGTPWVPEYGRELTERKLAGLRRARPEATIFDVTWDRDDFVEVVREQQAAEDAAARVSGPLLFSDTDARATAVWEERYLGSASEAVRAAARRPALYLLTDHEGVPFADDGLRDGEHLRAWMTGRFREELAACGVPVVELRGPHEERLAAAVAACDALLAAGWSFSDPLLPAPERTGARPGHSDT comes from the coding sequence GTGAGCGGGCGGAGCGAGCCGGGCCGGGCGTTCCGGCACGGCCTGGTGGTGGGCAAGTTCTACCCGCCGCACGCCGGGCACCACGCGTTGATCGAGGCGGCCGCGGCCCGCTGCGCGGCGGTCACCGTGGTGGTGGCCCCGTCCCGGCGCGAGTCGATCCCGCTCGACCTGCGGGTCGCCTGGCTGCGCGAGGCGCACGCCGCCACGCCCTGGGTGCGGTTCGTGGGGCGGTACGACGACCACCCGGTGGACTACGCCGACCCGGCGATCTGGGACCTGCACTGCGCGGTGTTCGCCGACGCGCTCGGCGGGGAGCCGGTGGACGCGGTCTTCTCCTCGGAGGCGTACGGCGAGGAGCTGGCCCGCCGGTTCGGCGCGGTCGCGGTCTGCGTGGACCTGGACCGGCGGGTCGTGCCGGTGTCCGGCACCGCCGTGCGGGCGGACCCGGCGGCGCACTGGGCGCGGCTGAGCCCGCCGGTGCGGGCCTGGCTGGTGCGCCGGGTCGTGGTGGTGGGGGCCGAGTCGACGGGCACCACGACGATGGCGGCGGCGCTCGCCGCCCACTACGGCACGCCCTGGGTGCCGGAGTACGGCCGCGAGCTGACCGAGCGGAAGCTCGCCGGGCTGCGGCGCGCCCGGCCGGAGGCGACGATCTTCGACGTCACGTGGGACCGGGACGACTTCGTCGAGGTGGTGCGTGAGCAGCAGGCCGCCGAGGACGCCGCGGCCCGGGTCAGCGGCCCGCTGCTGTTCTCCGACACCGACGCGCGGGCCACCGCGGTCTGGGAGGAGCGCTACCTCGGGTCCGCGTCGGAGGCGGTCCGGGCGGCCGCCCGCCGGCCGGCGCTGTATCTCCTGACCGACCACGAGGGGGTGCCCTTCGCCGACGACGGCCTGCGCGACGGGGAGCACCTGCGGGCCTGGATGACCGGCCGGTTCCGCGAGGAGCTGGCCGCCTGCGGGGTGCCGGTGGTCGAGCTGCGCGGGCCGCACGAGGAGCGGCTGGCGGCGGCGGTCGCGGCCTGCGACGCCCTGCTGGCCGCGGGCTGGTCGTTCTCCGACCCGCTGCTTCCCGCACCGGAACGCACCGGCGCGAGGCCCGGACACTCCGACACCTAG
- a CDS encoding MFS transporter has product MPAAAPRRSFTALWASQASSNLADGLLQAAAPLLVATLTRDPLVVAGMTVAQFLPWLAATLPAGALADRMDRRRILTMGNLLRAAGFALLAVSLANGWRHVALLYAAVFLAGCAETMVDNAALAIPPRLLPREQLERANGRLFATQSVINTFIGPPAGAALFAVAASAAFYTGAAAFALAGLAALLLPALRPTSADQERRRSTPTTITQDIRSGWAHFWRHDLLRRVAFISAAINFFGAATGGLLVLLITGPYHLPMSRYGLFIAVPAAGAIVGSLLAEHVVPRIGGGPVTWLAALAPAAGYAVLGLGHHTLPALAGMFCAAVATSLNQIVVSTLRQAAVPDELLGRVTAAYRLVVLGVVPLGALAGGLLGRGLGIRAPFIVAALGLALAALLLASRVTTQALRDAETRMTDLPRQHA; this is encoded by the coding sequence GTGCCTGCCGCCGCCCCCCGCAGATCGTTCACGGCACTGTGGGCGTCGCAGGCGTCCTCCAACCTCGCCGACGGGCTGCTGCAGGCCGCGGCGCCGCTGCTCGTCGCCACACTGACCCGCGACCCGCTCGTGGTGGCCGGCATGACGGTGGCCCAGTTCCTGCCCTGGCTGGCCGCAACCCTCCCCGCCGGCGCGCTGGCCGACCGGATGGACCGACGTCGAATACTCACCATGGGCAACCTGCTGCGCGCGGCCGGGTTCGCGCTGCTCGCCGTATCCCTGGCGAACGGGTGGCGGCACGTCGCGCTGCTCTACGCCGCGGTGTTCCTGGCCGGCTGCGCCGAGACGATGGTCGACAACGCCGCCCTGGCCATCCCGCCCCGCCTCCTGCCCCGCGAGCAGCTCGAACGCGCCAACGGCCGGTTGTTCGCGACCCAGTCCGTCATCAACACCTTCATCGGTCCGCCCGCCGGGGCGGCGTTGTTCGCGGTGGCGGCATCAGCGGCCTTCTACACCGGCGCGGCCGCGTTCGCCCTCGCCGGCCTGGCCGCCCTCCTGCTGCCCGCGCTGCGCCCGACCAGCGCGGACCAAGAGCGCCGTCGCTCGACACCGACCACCATCACCCAGGACATCCGCTCCGGATGGGCCCACTTCTGGCGGCACGACCTGCTGCGCCGAGTCGCTTTCATATCGGCGGCTATCAACTTCTTCGGCGCGGCCACCGGCGGGTTGCTCGTCCTGCTGATCACCGGCCCGTACCACCTCCCCATGTCGCGCTACGGCCTGTTCATCGCGGTTCCGGCCGCCGGCGCGATCGTCGGCTCGCTGCTCGCCGAACACGTCGTGCCCCGCATCGGCGGCGGCCCCGTCACCTGGCTCGCCGCCCTCGCCCCGGCCGCCGGCTACGCCGTCCTCGGCCTGGGTCACCACACGCTCCCGGCCCTCGCCGGCATGTTCTGCGCCGCCGTCGCCACCTCGCTGAACCAGATCGTCGTCAGCACCCTGCGCCAGGCTGCGGTCCCCGACGAGCTCCTCGGCCGCGTCACCGCCGCCTACCGCCTGGTCGTCCTGGGCGTCGTCCCCCTCGGAGCTCTCGCCGGCGGCCTGCTCGGACGCGGCCTGGGGATCCGCGCGCCCTTCATCGTCGCAGCCCTCGGACTCGCGCTCGCCGCACTCCTGCTCGCCTCCCGGGTCACCACCCAGGCCCTCCGTGACGCCGAGACGCGCATGACCGACCTCCCCCGCCAGCACGCCTAG
- a CDS encoding helix-turn-helix domain-containing protein: protein MLTEAVIGLPDPRLRPYVDRYLGYREHAARTLVRREAAGAFVVLILGWGAPLDVTDARAADRGAYGTNAFLAGPFDGWCATRTAGEGVGVQVLLTAPAARRLLGLPLGELANRAVSVDDLGGWLARLRDELAERPDWAARFARLDAALAARLTVTGPVDPRLVAAWRLLDGSGGGLGVGALADEVGWSRRHLAVRFRREFGLPPKTVARLIRFQRAYAMVGRTLVTTPTLGADAGPGGDGWAELAVRFGYYDQSHLIREFREFAGATPAALAGSHSSNPV, encoded by the coding sequence GTGCTGACCGAAGCCGTGATCGGGCTCCCCGACCCCCGTCTGCGGCCCTACGTCGACCGGTACCTCGGCTACCGCGAGCACGCTGCCCGCACGCTGGTGCGCCGGGAGGCGGCCGGTGCCTTCGTGGTGCTGATCCTCGGCTGGGGCGCCCCGCTCGACGTCACCGACGCGCGGGCCGCCGACCGGGGCGCGTACGGGACGAACGCCTTCCTGGCCGGGCCGTTCGACGGTTGGTGCGCGACCCGGACGGCCGGCGAGGGCGTCGGCGTGCAGGTGCTGCTGACCGCCCCGGCCGCCCGCCGGCTGCTCGGGCTCCCGCTGGGCGAGCTGGCCAACCGGGCGGTTTCCGTCGACGACCTCGGCGGCTGGCTGGCCCGGCTGCGCGACGAGCTGGCCGAGCGGCCCGACTGGGCGGCCCGGTTCGCCCGGCTCGACGCCGCGCTCGCCGCGCGGCTGACGGTGACCGGGCCGGTCGACCCGCGCCTGGTGGCGGCCTGGCGGCTGCTCGACGGCAGTGGCGGCGGGCTGGGCGTCGGCGCGCTCGCCGACGAGGTCGGCTGGAGCCGCCGCCACCTCGCGGTCCGGTTCCGGCGGGAGTTCGGCCTGCCGCCGAAGACCGTCGCCCGGCTGATCCGCTTCCAGCGGGCGTACGCCATGGTGGGCCGCACGCTGGTCACCACGCCGACCCTCGGCGCGGACGCCGGCCCGGGCGGGGACGGGTGGGCCGAGCTGGCGGTGCGGTTCGGCTACTACGACCAGTCCCACCTCATCCGGGAGTTCCGCGAGTTCGCCGGGGCCACGCCCGCCGCGCTGGCCGGGTCACATTCGTCCAATCCGGTCTGA
- a CDS encoding mandelate racemase/muconate lactonizing enzyme family protein, with translation MTIAAVRTHRLSAPLHTPFVTALRRTTTVDTLVVEVVDSDGRSGFGEAPQVWQVTGASIAGAEACVQQLLAPLLTGRDADDLQARCAEVRRAVVGNESARAAVDVALHDLAARRLGVPLVRLLGGTTLRIPTDVTLAAGDAVDLAAAATRRRAEGFTVLKLKVGTDARGDLDRVRAVRAAVGPEVRIRLDANQGWTPREAVRVIRGIEDAGLDVELVEQPVHRRDLDGLAWVSDRVELPILADESVFDLRDLVEVIRRRAADMVNVKLAKCGGLHTARSLLDLAAAHGMGTIVGSMMESQVGLGAAASLVAAYGTTAVSDLDAAWWLAWSPVAGGIRYDGATVVLPDAPGLGIANVNEAKVQPRG, from the coding sequence ATGACGATCGCGGCGGTACGCACCCACCGGCTCTCGGCCCCCTTACACACCCCGTTCGTCACCGCGCTGCGCCGCACCACCACCGTGGACACCCTGGTCGTCGAGGTGGTGGACAGCGACGGGCGGTCGGGTTTCGGCGAGGCGCCGCAGGTCTGGCAGGTGACCGGCGCGTCGATCGCCGGCGCCGAGGCGTGCGTGCAGCAACTCCTCGCGCCGCTGCTGACCGGGCGGGACGCCGACGACCTCCAGGCCCGCTGCGCCGAGGTGCGCCGTGCCGTCGTGGGCAACGAGTCGGCCCGGGCCGCCGTCGACGTCGCCCTGCACGACCTGGCCGCGCGGCGGCTCGGCGTACCCCTGGTGCGGTTGCTCGGCGGCACCACGCTGCGCATCCCCACGGACGTCACCCTGGCCGCCGGCGACGCCGTGGACCTGGCCGCGGCGGCCACCCGCCGCCGGGCCGAGGGGTTCACCGTGCTGAAGCTCAAGGTCGGCACCGACGCGCGGGGCGACCTGGACCGGGTACGCGCGGTCCGCGCCGCGGTCGGGCCCGAGGTGCGGATCCGGCTGGACGCCAACCAGGGCTGGACGCCGCGCGAGGCGGTGCGGGTGATCCGCGGGATCGAGGACGCCGGGCTCGACGTCGAGCTGGTCGAGCAGCCGGTGCACCGGCGGGACCTGGACGGGCTGGCCTGGGTCAGCGACCGGGTGGAGCTGCCGATCCTCGCCGACGAGTCGGTGTTCGACCTGCGGGACCTCGTCGAGGTGATCCGCCGCCGGGCGGCCGACATGGTCAACGTCAAGCTGGCCAAGTGCGGCGGCCTGCACACCGCCCGGTCGCTGCTCGACCTGGCCGCCGCGCACGGCATGGGGACCATCGTCGGCTCGATGATGGAGAGCCAGGTCGGTCTCGGCGCGGCGGCGAGCCTGGTCGCCGCCTACGGCACCACGGCCGTGTCGGACCTCGACGCCGCCTGGTGGCTGGCCTGGTCGCCGGTCGCCGGCGGCATCCGGTACGACGGCGCGACCGTCGTGCTGCCGGACGCGCCTGGGCTGGGCATCGCCAACGTTAATGAAGCAAAGGTTCAGCCGCGTGGTTGA
- a CDS encoding VOC family protein, whose product MRSIYPVLRYPDARAAVDFLRSAFGLTVHEVHEGPDGTVRHAQLGYGDDLVMVGPGPAPATRPADDDYRVYVAVDDVDGHHERARAAGAEIVRVLFDTDYGSRDYVARDLAGLVWSFGTYRP is encoded by the coding sequence ATGCGAAGCATCTACCCGGTCCTCCGGTATCCCGACGCCCGCGCCGCCGTCGACTTCCTCCGGTCCGCGTTCGGTCTCACCGTCCACGAGGTGCACGAGGGGCCCGACGGCACGGTGCGGCACGCCCAGCTCGGCTACGGCGACGACCTCGTCATGGTCGGCCCGGGGCCGGCCCCGGCGACCCGGCCGGCCGACGACGACTACCGCGTCTACGTGGCCGTCGACGACGTCGACGGCCATCACGAGCGGGCCAGGGCGGCCGGCGCGGAGATCGTCCGGGTGCTCTTCGACACCGACTACGGTTCCCGCGACTACGTGGCCCGCGACCTGGCCGGCCTCGTCTGGTCGTTCGGCACCTACCGGCCCTGA
- the pnuC gene encoding nicotinamide riboside transporter PnuC — protein MLDWLTATAFTVLGAGTTWAELLGFATGVVNVWLVARQHIANWPIGIANVLLLMLLFWTAGLYADAGLQVVYVVLGVYGWWHWLFGGERRSRLTVARTGRREWWALGVAGVLLTAGLWALLDRATDSTVPLADAVTTALSLLATYGQTRKLVESWWLWIAADLIYIPLYAYKGLWLTGGLYLIFLALCVVGLREWRADLRRRSAATPVPPGPAPVAA, from the coding sequence ATGCTGGACTGGCTCACCGCCACGGCGTTCACCGTCCTGGGCGCCGGCACCACCTGGGCCGAGCTGCTCGGCTTCGCCACGGGTGTGGTCAACGTCTGGCTGGTGGCCCGGCAGCACATCGCGAACTGGCCGATCGGCATCGCCAACGTGCTGCTGCTCATGCTGCTGTTCTGGACCGCCGGCCTGTACGCCGACGCCGGCCTCCAGGTCGTCTACGTCGTCCTCGGCGTCTACGGCTGGTGGCACTGGCTATTCGGCGGGGAGCGGCGCAGCCGGCTGACCGTGGCCCGGACGGGCCGGCGCGAGTGGTGGGCGCTCGGCGTGGCCGGGGTGCTGCTCACGGCCGGGCTCTGGGCGCTGCTGGACCGGGCGACCGACTCCACGGTGCCGCTGGCCGACGCGGTCACCACCGCGCTGTCGCTGCTGGCCACCTACGGCCAGACGCGCAAGCTGGTGGAGAGCTGGTGGCTGTGGATCGCCGCCGACCTGATCTACATCCCGCTGTACGCGTACAAGGGTCTCTGGCTGACCGGCGGCCTCTACCTGATCTTCCTGGCGCTCTGCGTGGTCGGGCTGCGGGAGTGGCGGGCGGACCTGCGCCGTCGGTCGGCGGCGACCCCGGTGCCGCCCGGCCCGGCCCCCGTCGCCGCGTGA
- a CDS encoding NlpC/P60 family protein: MEVQPGREAVVRVPVATLWAAPEAVRPVDRPALGETPDVATWIAGMDRDQQVGDCVLTQLLLGERVLVTEVRADGWAQVVALGQPAAKLAVRGYPGWLPTAQLTAAAEPGPPGTPLVVDALHTALHAAPGSPPALTGVVLGTRLAPAGRPADGWRPVLAPGHAEPLWAPEGDLVPLPAERPEAKEVLALAERLRGLIYIWGGLSTDGIDCSGLVHLAWRRHGLTLPRDADDQAEATTPLALGEERPGDLYFFARPGRRIHHVGIVSSEPQGEVRRMLHACYVKRRVVEERLPPDREATLVGVHRI, from the coding sequence ATGGAGGTTCAACCGGGCCGCGAGGCCGTCGTCCGGGTGCCGGTGGCCACCCTCTGGGCCGCCCCCGAGGCGGTCCGTCCCGTCGACCGACCCGCGCTGGGCGAGACGCCGGACGTCGCCACCTGGATCGCCGGCATGGACCGCGACCAGCAGGTCGGCGACTGCGTCCTCACCCAGCTGCTGCTCGGCGAGCGGGTGCTGGTCACCGAGGTGCGCGCGGACGGCTGGGCACAGGTCGTCGCCCTGGGCCAGCCCGCCGCCAAGCTCGCCGTCCGCGGCTACCCGGGCTGGCTGCCCACGGCCCAGCTCACCGCAGCGGCGGAGCCCGGCCCACCGGGCACCCCGCTGGTCGTGGACGCCCTCCACACCGCGCTGCACGCCGCCCCCGGCAGCCCGCCGGCCCTGACCGGCGTGGTCCTCGGCACCCGCCTCGCCCCGGCCGGCCGGCCGGCCGACGGCTGGCGGCCGGTCCTCGCGCCCGGGCACGCCGAACCGCTCTGGGCCCCGGAGGGCGACCTGGTCCCGCTGCCCGCGGAGCGGCCGGAGGCCAAGGAGGTGCTCGCCCTCGCCGAGCGGCTGCGTGGCCTCATCTACATCTGGGGCGGGCTGTCCACCGACGGCATCGACTGCTCGGGCCTGGTGCACCTGGCCTGGCGCCGGCACGGCCTCACCCTCCCCCGGGACGCCGACGACCAGGCCGAGGCGACCACTCCCCTGGCACTGGGCGAGGAACGTCCCGGCGACCTCTACTTCTTCGCCCGGCCGGGCCGGCGCATCCACCACGTCGGCATCGTGAGCAGCGAGCCGCAGGGCGAGGTGCGGCGGATGCTGCACGCCTGCTACGTGAAGCGCCGGGTCGTGGAGGAGCGGCTCCCCCCGGACCGGGAGGCCACCCTGGTCGGCGTCCACCGGATCTGA
- a CDS encoding antibiotic biosynthesis monooxygenase family protein — translation MVLEVALIDVTPGHEDDFAAAYAQAHPILAGTEGCRSVRMTRGVESPSRFVLLVEWDAVEAHDVNFRQSERFTRWRELIGPHFAGPPLVEHFLDVPA, via the coding sequence ATGGTTCTTGAGGTCGCGCTCATCGACGTCACGCCCGGGCACGAGGACGACTTCGCCGCCGCGTACGCGCAGGCGCACCCGATCCTCGCCGGCACCGAGGGCTGCCGCTCGGTGCGGATGACCCGGGGCGTGGAGTCGCCGTCCCGGTTCGTGCTGCTGGTCGAGTGGGACGCGGTCGAGGCGCACGACGTCAACTTCCGGCAGAGCGAGCGCTTCACGCGGTGGCGGGAGCTGATCGGGCCGCACTTCGCCGGCCCGCCGCTGGTGGAGCACTTCCTCGACGTGCCCGCCTGA